A region of Frederiksenia canicola DNA encodes the following proteins:
- a CDS encoding DUF817 domain-containing protein, with product MLNKFDHWLMNHQPDPTLTGFRRFCREFWFFGLKEARACLFAGIFFVAMFAVPKAGVLGLPRYDLLLIIAVLVQAAMLYFKLETWDEVKSITLFHLVGFVLEVFKTSSHIQSWAYPDFAYTKVLGVPLFTGFMYAAVGSYIIQAWRLFDLKVQSHPPYWLATLVAVLIYLNFFTHHYIGDYRWYLAAFALGLYARTMVYFTPYDRGRKMPLLVSFGLIGFFIWLAENIGTLAGIWRYPNQLGAWSMVHVSKWSAWSLLVIMTFTIVANLKHIKASISVSKD from the coding sequence ATGCTCAATAAATTTGATCATTGGCTGATGAACCATCAGCCTGATCCCACTCTCACTGGTTTTCGCCGTTTTTGTAGAGAATTTTGGTTTTTTGGCTTGAAAGAAGCAAGAGCCTGCTTGTTTGCAGGGATTTTCTTCGTGGCAATGTTTGCGGTGCCAAAAGCTGGGGTACTCGGTCTTCCTCGTTATGATTTGCTGTTGATTATCGCTGTTCTCGTGCAAGCAGCGATGCTCTATTTTAAACTGGAAACGTGGGACGAAGTGAAATCGATCACGCTTTTCCATTTGGTTGGTTTTGTGTTGGAAGTATTCAAGACATCAAGCCATATTCAGTCTTGGGCGTATCCTGATTTTGCCTATACCAAAGTGCTTGGCGTACCGCTGTTTACAGGGTTTATGTATGCCGCAGTGGGGAGTTATATTATCCAAGCGTGGCGGTTGTTTGATTTAAAAGTGCAGAGTCATCCGCCTTATTGGTTAGCAACTTTAGTGGCGGTGTTGATTTATCTGAATTTTTTCACTCACCACTATATTGGCGATTATCGCTGGTATCTTGCCGCATTTGCATTGGGGCTGTATGCACGCACCATGGTCTATTTCACCCCTTACGATAGGGGACGAAAAATGCCTTTGCTGGTTTCTTTTGGGCTGATTGGCTTTTTTATTTGGCTCGCGGAAAATATTGGTACACTTGCAGGCATTTGGCGGTATCCAAATCAGTTAGGCGCATGGTCAATGGTTCATGTCAGCAAATGGAGTGCGTGGTCATTATTAGTGATTATGACTTTCACCATTGTAGCAAATTTAAAACATATCAAAGCATCTATTAGCGTATCAAAGGACTAA